One genomic segment of Bos javanicus breed banteng chromosome 23, ARS-OSU_banteng_1.0, whole genome shotgun sequence includes these proteins:
- the SCUBE3 gene encoding signal peptide, CUB and EGF-like domain-containing protein 3 isoform X1 has translation MGSGRVPGLCLLVLLVHARAAQHSKAVQDVDECVEGTDNCHIDAICQNTPRSYKCICKSGYTGDGKHCKDVDECEREDNAGCVHDCVNIPGNYRCTCYDGFHLAHDGHNCLDVDECAEGNGGCQQSCVNMMGSYECHCREGFFLSDNQHTCIQRPEEGMNCMNKNHGCAHICRETPKGGIACECRPGFELTKNQRDCKLTCNYGNGGCQHTCDDTEQGPRCGCHVKFVLHTDGKTCIGERRLEQHVPPQAVSNETCAVNNGGCDSKCHDAATGVHCSCPVGFMLQPDRKTCKDIDECRLNNGGCDHICRNTVGSFECSCKKGYKLLINERNCQDIDECSFDRTCDHICVNTPGSFQCLCRHGYLLYGVTHCGDVDECSINRGGCRFGCVNTPGSYQCTCPAGQGRLHWNGKDCTEPVKCQSSPGASKAMLSCNRSGKKDTCALTCPSRARFLPESENGFTVSCGIPSPRAAPARASHAGNSTNSNHCHEAAVLTVKQRASFKIKDAKCHLHLRNKGKTEETSRITGPGGAPCSDCQVTFIHLKCDSSRKGKGRRARTPPGKEVTRLTLELEAEVRAEETTAGCGLPCLRQRMERRLKGSLKMLRKSINQDRFLLRLAGLDYELAHKPGPVAGERVEPVEACRPGQHRSGAKCVSCPQGTYYHGQTEQCVPCPAGTFQEREGQLSCDLCPGSDAHGPLGATNVTTCAGQCSPGQHSADGFKPCQPCPRGTYQPEAGRTLCFPCGGGLTTKHEGAISFQDCDTKVQCSPGHYYNTSIHRCIRCAMGSYQPDFRQNFCTRCPGNTSTDFDGSTSVTQCKNRQCGGELGEFTGYIESPNYPGNYPAGVECVWNINPPPKRKILIVVPEIFLPSEDECGDVLVMRKNSSPSSITTYETCQTYERPIAFTARSRKLWINFKTSEANSARGFQIPYVTYDEDYEQLVEDIVRDGRLYASENHQEILKDKKLIKAFFEVLAHPQNYFKYTEKHKEMLPKSFIKLLRSKVSSFLRPYK, from the exons ATGTGGACGAGTGTGTGGAAGGGACCGACAACTGCCACATCGACGCCATCTGCCAGAACACCCCACGGTCGTACAAGTGCATCTGCAAGTCTGGCTACACGGGGGACGGTAAACACTGCAAAG ATGTGGATGAGTGCGAACGGGAGGATAATGCAGGTTGTGTGCACGACTGTGTCAACATCCCTGGCAATTACCGATGCACCTGCTATGATGGATTCCACCTGGCACATGATGGACACAACTGTCTGG ATGTGGACGAGTGTGCTGAGGGCAACGGCGGCTGTCAGCAAAGCTGTGTCAACATGATGGGCAGCTACGAGTGCCACTGCCGGGAGGGCTTCTTCCTCAGCGACAACCAGCACACCTGCATCCAGCGGCCGGAAG AAGGAATGAACTGCATGAACAAGAACCATGGCTGTGCTCACATCTGCCGGGAGACACCCAAAGGGGGTATTGCCTGTGAATGCCGCCCTGGCTTCGAGCTCACCAAGAACCAACGGGACTGTAAAT TGACCTGCAACTATGGCAACGGTGGCTGCCAGCACACGTGCGACGACACGGAGCAGGGGCCCCGGTGCGGCTGCCACGTCAAGTTTGTGCTCCACACCGACGGGAAGACGTGCATCG GGGAAAGGCGGCTAGAGCAGCACGTCCCCCCTCAGGCCGTTTCTAATG AGACCTGTGCTGTCAACAACGGGGGCTGCGACAGCAAGTGCCACGATGCAGCGACGGGCGTCCACTGCAGCTGCCCTGTGGGCTTCATGCTGCAGCCAGACAGGAAGACCTGCAAAG ACATAGATGAGTGCCGCTTGAACAACGGGGGCTGTGACCACATTTGCCGCAACACAGTGGGCAGCTTCGAATGCAGCTGCAAGAAGGGCTATAAGCTTCTCATCAACGAGAGGAACTGCCAGG ATATAGATGAGTGTTCCTTTGATCGGACCTGTGACCACATCTGTGTGAACACGCCAGGGAGCTTCCAGTGCCTCTGCCGTCATGGCTACCTCCTGTATGGCGTCACCCACTGTGGGG ATGTGGATGAGTGCAGCATCAACCGGGGAGGCTGCCGCTTTGGCTGCGTCAACACTCCTGGAAGCTACCAGTGTACCTGCCCCGCAGGCCAGGGCCGGCTGCACTGGAACGGGAAAGACTGCACAG AGCCAGTGAAGTGTCAGAGTAGTCCTGGTGCCTCAAAAGCCATGCTCAGCTGCAACCGGTCTGGGAAGAAGGACACCTGTGCCCTGACCTGCCCATCCCGGGCCCGGTTTTTGCCAG AGTCTGAGAATGGCTTCACCGTGAGCTGTGGCATCCCCAGCCCCAGGGCTGCTCCAGCCCGAGCTAGCCATGCCGGGAACAGCACGAACTCCAACCACTGCCATG AGGCTGCAGTGCTGACGGTTAAACAGCGGGCTTCCTTCAAGATCAAAGACGCCAAGTGCCATTTGCACCTGCGAAACAAAGGCAAAACGGAAGAGACCAGTAGAATCACGGGGCCAG GTGGCGCCCCCTGCTCTGACTGCCAGGTCACCTTCATCCACCTCAAATGTGACTCCTCTCGGAAGGGCAAGGGCCGGCGGGCCCGGACCCCTCCAGGCAAGGAAGTCACTCGGCTCACTCTGGAACTGGAGGCAGAAGTCAGGGCCGAAGAGACCACAG CTGGCTGTGGGCTGCCCTGCCTCCGACAGCGGATGGAACGGCGGCTAAAAGGATCCCTGAAGATGCTTAGAAAGTCCATCAACCAGGACCGCTTCCTACTGCGCCTGGCAGGCCTCGATTATGAGTTGGCCCACAAGCCAGGCCCAGTAGCTGGGGAGCGAGTTGAACCAGTGGAGGCCTGTAGGCCTGGGCAGCACCGCTCTGGGGCCAAGTGTG TCAGCTGCCCGCAGGGAACGTATTACCACGGCCAGACGGAGCAGTGTGTGCCATGCCCAGCGGGCACCTTCCAGGAGAGAGAAGGGCAGCTCTCCTGCGACCTTTGCCCTGGGAGTGATGCCCACGGGCCTCTTGGAGCCACCAACGTCACCACATGTGCAG GTCAGTGCTCACCTGGCCAACACTCTGCAGATGGGTTCAAGCCCTGCCAGCCGTGCCCACgtggcacctaccaacctgaagCAGGACGGACCCTGTGCTTCCCATGCGGTGGGGGCCTCACCACTAAGCATGAGGGAGCCATCTCCTTCCAAGACTGTGACACCAAAG TCCAGTGCTCCCCTGGGCACTACTACAACACCAGCATCCACCGCTGTATCCGCTGTGCCATGGGCTCCTATCAGCCTGACTTCCGTCAGAACTTCTGCACCCGCTGTCCAGGAAACACAAGCACTGACTTTGATGGCTCTACCAGTGTGACCCAGTGCAAGA ATCGCCAGTGTGGTGGGGAGCTGGGTGAGTTCACTGGCTATATCGAGTCCCCCAACTACCCAGGCAACTACCCAGCTGGTGTGGAGTGCGTGTGGAACATCAACCCCCCACCCAAGCGCAAGATTCTTATCGTGGTACCCGAGATCTTCCTGCCATCTGAGGATGAGTGTGGGGACGTCCTCGTCATGAGAAAGAACT CCTCCCCATCCTCCATTACCACCTATGAGACCTGCCAGACCTACGAGCGCCCCATCGCCTTCACAGCCCGCTCCAGGAAGCTCTGGATCAACTTCAAGACAAGTGAAGCCAACAGTGCCCGTGGCTTCCAGATCCCCTATGTTACCTACGATG AGGACTACGAGCAGCTGGTAGAAGACATTGTTCGAGATGGCCGGCTCTATGCATCTGAAAACCACCAGGAAATTTTAAAG GACAAGAAGCTCATTAAGGCCTTCTTCGAGGTGTTGGCCCACCCCCAGAACTACTTCAAGTACACAGAAAAGCACAAGGAGATGCTGCCAAAATCCTTCATCAAGCTGCTCCGCTCCAAAGTTTCCAGCTTCCTAAGGCCCTACAAATAG
- the SCUBE3 gene encoding signal peptide, CUB and EGF-like domain-containing protein 3 isoform X3, protein MGSGRVPGLCLLVLLVHARAAQHSKAVQDVDECVEGTDNCHIDAICQNTPRSYKCICKSGYTGDGKHCKDVDECEREDNAGCVHDCVNIPGNYRCTCYDGFHLAHDGHNCLDVDECAEGNGGCQQSCVNMMGSYECHCREGFFLSDNQHTCIQRPEEGMNCMNKNHGCAHICRETPKGGIACECRPGFELTKNQRDCKLTCNYGNGGCQHTCDDTEQGPRCGCHVKFVLHTDGKTCIGERRLEQHVPPQAVSNETCAVNNGGCDSKCHDAATGVHCSCPVGFMLQPDRKTCKDIDECRLNNGGCDHICRNTVGSFECSCKKGYKLLINERNCQDIDECSFDRTCDHICVNTPGSFQCLCRHGYLLYGVTHCGDVDECSINRGGCRFGCVNTPGSYQCTCPAGQGRLHWNGKDCTEPVKCQSSPGASKAMLSCNRSGKKDTCALTCPSRARFLPESENGFTVSCGIPSPRAAPARASHAGNSTNSNHCHEAAVLTVKQRASFKIKDAKCHLHLRNKGKTEETSRITGPGGAPCSDCQVTFIHLKCDSSRKGKGRRARTPPGKEVTRLTLELEAEVRAEETTAGCGLPCLRQRMERRLKGSLKMLRKSINQDRFLLRLAGLDYELAHKPGPVAGERVEPVEACRPGQHRSGAKCGQCSPGQHSADGFKPCQPCPRGTYQPEAGRTLCFPCGGGLTTKHEGAISFQDCDTKVQCSPGHYYNTSIHRCIRCAMGSYQPDFRQNFCTRCPGNTSTDFDGSTSVTQCKNRQCGGELGEFTGYIESPNYPGNYPAGVECVWNINPPPKRKILIVVPEIFLPSEDECGDVLVMRKNSSPSSITTYETCQTYERPIAFTARSRKLWINFKTSEANSARGFQIPYVTYDEDYEQLVEDIVRDGRLYASENHQEILKDKKLIKAFFEVLAHPQNYFKYTEKHKEMLPKSFIKLLRSKVSSFLRPYK, encoded by the exons ATGTGGACGAGTGTGTGGAAGGGACCGACAACTGCCACATCGACGCCATCTGCCAGAACACCCCACGGTCGTACAAGTGCATCTGCAAGTCTGGCTACACGGGGGACGGTAAACACTGCAAAG ATGTGGATGAGTGCGAACGGGAGGATAATGCAGGTTGTGTGCACGACTGTGTCAACATCCCTGGCAATTACCGATGCACCTGCTATGATGGATTCCACCTGGCACATGATGGACACAACTGTCTGG ATGTGGACGAGTGTGCTGAGGGCAACGGCGGCTGTCAGCAAAGCTGTGTCAACATGATGGGCAGCTACGAGTGCCACTGCCGGGAGGGCTTCTTCCTCAGCGACAACCAGCACACCTGCATCCAGCGGCCGGAAG AAGGAATGAACTGCATGAACAAGAACCATGGCTGTGCTCACATCTGCCGGGAGACACCCAAAGGGGGTATTGCCTGTGAATGCCGCCCTGGCTTCGAGCTCACCAAGAACCAACGGGACTGTAAAT TGACCTGCAACTATGGCAACGGTGGCTGCCAGCACACGTGCGACGACACGGAGCAGGGGCCCCGGTGCGGCTGCCACGTCAAGTTTGTGCTCCACACCGACGGGAAGACGTGCATCG GGGAAAGGCGGCTAGAGCAGCACGTCCCCCCTCAGGCCGTTTCTAATG AGACCTGTGCTGTCAACAACGGGGGCTGCGACAGCAAGTGCCACGATGCAGCGACGGGCGTCCACTGCAGCTGCCCTGTGGGCTTCATGCTGCAGCCAGACAGGAAGACCTGCAAAG ACATAGATGAGTGCCGCTTGAACAACGGGGGCTGTGACCACATTTGCCGCAACACAGTGGGCAGCTTCGAATGCAGCTGCAAGAAGGGCTATAAGCTTCTCATCAACGAGAGGAACTGCCAGG ATATAGATGAGTGTTCCTTTGATCGGACCTGTGACCACATCTGTGTGAACACGCCAGGGAGCTTCCAGTGCCTCTGCCGTCATGGCTACCTCCTGTATGGCGTCACCCACTGTGGGG ATGTGGATGAGTGCAGCATCAACCGGGGAGGCTGCCGCTTTGGCTGCGTCAACACTCCTGGAAGCTACCAGTGTACCTGCCCCGCAGGCCAGGGCCGGCTGCACTGGAACGGGAAAGACTGCACAG AGCCAGTGAAGTGTCAGAGTAGTCCTGGTGCCTCAAAAGCCATGCTCAGCTGCAACCGGTCTGGGAAGAAGGACACCTGTGCCCTGACCTGCCCATCCCGGGCCCGGTTTTTGCCAG AGTCTGAGAATGGCTTCACCGTGAGCTGTGGCATCCCCAGCCCCAGGGCTGCTCCAGCCCGAGCTAGCCATGCCGGGAACAGCACGAACTCCAACCACTGCCATG AGGCTGCAGTGCTGACGGTTAAACAGCGGGCTTCCTTCAAGATCAAAGACGCCAAGTGCCATTTGCACCTGCGAAACAAAGGCAAAACGGAAGAGACCAGTAGAATCACGGGGCCAG GTGGCGCCCCCTGCTCTGACTGCCAGGTCACCTTCATCCACCTCAAATGTGACTCCTCTCGGAAGGGCAAGGGCCGGCGGGCCCGGACCCCTCCAGGCAAGGAAGTCACTCGGCTCACTCTGGAACTGGAGGCAGAAGTCAGGGCCGAAGAGACCACAG CTGGCTGTGGGCTGCCCTGCCTCCGACAGCGGATGGAACGGCGGCTAAAAGGATCCCTGAAGATGCTTAGAAAGTCCATCAACCAGGACCGCTTCCTACTGCGCCTGGCAGGCCTCGATTATGAGTTGGCCCACAAGCCAGGCCCAGTAGCTGGGGAGCGAGTTGAACCAGTGGAGGCCTGTAGGCCTGGGCAGCACCGCTCTGGGGCCAAGTGTG GTCAGTGCTCACCTGGCCAACACTCTGCAGATGGGTTCAAGCCCTGCCAGCCGTGCCCACgtggcacctaccaacctgaagCAGGACGGACCCTGTGCTTCCCATGCGGTGGGGGCCTCACCACTAAGCATGAGGGAGCCATCTCCTTCCAAGACTGTGACACCAAAG TCCAGTGCTCCCCTGGGCACTACTACAACACCAGCATCCACCGCTGTATCCGCTGTGCCATGGGCTCCTATCAGCCTGACTTCCGTCAGAACTTCTGCACCCGCTGTCCAGGAAACACAAGCACTGACTTTGATGGCTCTACCAGTGTGACCCAGTGCAAGA ATCGCCAGTGTGGTGGGGAGCTGGGTGAGTTCACTGGCTATATCGAGTCCCCCAACTACCCAGGCAACTACCCAGCTGGTGTGGAGTGCGTGTGGAACATCAACCCCCCACCCAAGCGCAAGATTCTTATCGTGGTACCCGAGATCTTCCTGCCATCTGAGGATGAGTGTGGGGACGTCCTCGTCATGAGAAAGAACT CCTCCCCATCCTCCATTACCACCTATGAGACCTGCCAGACCTACGAGCGCCCCATCGCCTTCACAGCCCGCTCCAGGAAGCTCTGGATCAACTTCAAGACAAGTGAAGCCAACAGTGCCCGTGGCTTCCAGATCCCCTATGTTACCTACGATG AGGACTACGAGCAGCTGGTAGAAGACATTGTTCGAGATGGCCGGCTCTATGCATCTGAAAACCACCAGGAAATTTTAAAG GACAAGAAGCTCATTAAGGCCTTCTTCGAGGTGTTGGCCCACCCCCAGAACTACTTCAAGTACACAGAAAAGCACAAGGAGATGCTGCCAAAATCCTTCATCAAGCTGCTCCGCTCCAAAGTTTCCAGCTTCCTAAGGCCCTACAAATAG
- the SCUBE3 gene encoding signal peptide, CUB and EGF-like domain-containing protein 3 isoform X2, with protein sequence MGSGRVPGLCLLVLLVHARAAQHSKAVQDVDECVEGTDNCHIDAICQNTPRSYKCICKSGYTGDGKHCKDVDECEREDNAGCVHDCVNIPGNYRCTCYDGFHLAHDGHNCLDVDECAEGNGGCQQSCVNMMGSYECHCREGFFLSDNQHTCIQRPEEGMNCMNKNHGCAHICRETPKGGIACECRPGFELTKNQRDCKLTCNYGNGGCQHTCDDTEQGPRCGCHVKFVLHTDGKTCIETCAVNNGGCDSKCHDAATGVHCSCPVGFMLQPDRKTCKDIDECRLNNGGCDHICRNTVGSFECSCKKGYKLLINERNCQDIDECSFDRTCDHICVNTPGSFQCLCRHGYLLYGVTHCGDVDECSINRGGCRFGCVNTPGSYQCTCPAGQGRLHWNGKDCTEPVKCQSSPGASKAMLSCNRSGKKDTCALTCPSRARFLPESENGFTVSCGIPSPRAAPARASHAGNSTNSNHCHEAAVLTVKQRASFKIKDAKCHLHLRNKGKTEETSRITGPGGAPCSDCQVTFIHLKCDSSRKGKGRRARTPPGKEVTRLTLELEAEVRAEETTAGCGLPCLRQRMERRLKGSLKMLRKSINQDRFLLRLAGLDYELAHKPGPVAGERVEPVEACRPGQHRSGAKCVSCPQGTYYHGQTEQCVPCPAGTFQEREGQLSCDLCPGSDAHGPLGATNVTTCAGQCSPGQHSADGFKPCQPCPRGTYQPEAGRTLCFPCGGGLTTKHEGAISFQDCDTKVQCSPGHYYNTSIHRCIRCAMGSYQPDFRQNFCTRCPGNTSTDFDGSTSVTQCKNRQCGGELGEFTGYIESPNYPGNYPAGVECVWNINPPPKRKILIVVPEIFLPSEDECGDVLVMRKNSSPSSITTYETCQTYERPIAFTARSRKLWINFKTSEANSARGFQIPYVTYDEDYEQLVEDIVRDGRLYASENHQEILKDKKLIKAFFEVLAHPQNYFKYTEKHKEMLPKSFIKLLRSKVSSFLRPYK encoded by the exons ATGTGGACGAGTGTGTGGAAGGGACCGACAACTGCCACATCGACGCCATCTGCCAGAACACCCCACGGTCGTACAAGTGCATCTGCAAGTCTGGCTACACGGGGGACGGTAAACACTGCAAAG ATGTGGATGAGTGCGAACGGGAGGATAATGCAGGTTGTGTGCACGACTGTGTCAACATCCCTGGCAATTACCGATGCACCTGCTATGATGGATTCCACCTGGCACATGATGGACACAACTGTCTGG ATGTGGACGAGTGTGCTGAGGGCAACGGCGGCTGTCAGCAAAGCTGTGTCAACATGATGGGCAGCTACGAGTGCCACTGCCGGGAGGGCTTCTTCCTCAGCGACAACCAGCACACCTGCATCCAGCGGCCGGAAG AAGGAATGAACTGCATGAACAAGAACCATGGCTGTGCTCACATCTGCCGGGAGACACCCAAAGGGGGTATTGCCTGTGAATGCCGCCCTGGCTTCGAGCTCACCAAGAACCAACGGGACTGTAAAT TGACCTGCAACTATGGCAACGGTGGCTGCCAGCACACGTGCGACGACACGGAGCAGGGGCCCCGGTGCGGCTGCCACGTCAAGTTTGTGCTCCACACCGACGGGAAGACGTGCATCG AGACCTGTGCTGTCAACAACGGGGGCTGCGACAGCAAGTGCCACGATGCAGCGACGGGCGTCCACTGCAGCTGCCCTGTGGGCTTCATGCTGCAGCCAGACAGGAAGACCTGCAAAG ACATAGATGAGTGCCGCTTGAACAACGGGGGCTGTGACCACATTTGCCGCAACACAGTGGGCAGCTTCGAATGCAGCTGCAAGAAGGGCTATAAGCTTCTCATCAACGAGAGGAACTGCCAGG ATATAGATGAGTGTTCCTTTGATCGGACCTGTGACCACATCTGTGTGAACACGCCAGGGAGCTTCCAGTGCCTCTGCCGTCATGGCTACCTCCTGTATGGCGTCACCCACTGTGGGG ATGTGGATGAGTGCAGCATCAACCGGGGAGGCTGCCGCTTTGGCTGCGTCAACACTCCTGGAAGCTACCAGTGTACCTGCCCCGCAGGCCAGGGCCGGCTGCACTGGAACGGGAAAGACTGCACAG AGCCAGTGAAGTGTCAGAGTAGTCCTGGTGCCTCAAAAGCCATGCTCAGCTGCAACCGGTCTGGGAAGAAGGACACCTGTGCCCTGACCTGCCCATCCCGGGCCCGGTTTTTGCCAG AGTCTGAGAATGGCTTCACCGTGAGCTGTGGCATCCCCAGCCCCAGGGCTGCTCCAGCCCGAGCTAGCCATGCCGGGAACAGCACGAACTCCAACCACTGCCATG AGGCTGCAGTGCTGACGGTTAAACAGCGGGCTTCCTTCAAGATCAAAGACGCCAAGTGCCATTTGCACCTGCGAAACAAAGGCAAAACGGAAGAGACCAGTAGAATCACGGGGCCAG GTGGCGCCCCCTGCTCTGACTGCCAGGTCACCTTCATCCACCTCAAATGTGACTCCTCTCGGAAGGGCAAGGGCCGGCGGGCCCGGACCCCTCCAGGCAAGGAAGTCACTCGGCTCACTCTGGAACTGGAGGCAGAAGTCAGGGCCGAAGAGACCACAG CTGGCTGTGGGCTGCCCTGCCTCCGACAGCGGATGGAACGGCGGCTAAAAGGATCCCTGAAGATGCTTAGAAAGTCCATCAACCAGGACCGCTTCCTACTGCGCCTGGCAGGCCTCGATTATGAGTTGGCCCACAAGCCAGGCCCAGTAGCTGGGGAGCGAGTTGAACCAGTGGAGGCCTGTAGGCCTGGGCAGCACCGCTCTGGGGCCAAGTGTG TCAGCTGCCCGCAGGGAACGTATTACCACGGCCAGACGGAGCAGTGTGTGCCATGCCCAGCGGGCACCTTCCAGGAGAGAGAAGGGCAGCTCTCCTGCGACCTTTGCCCTGGGAGTGATGCCCACGGGCCTCTTGGAGCCACCAACGTCACCACATGTGCAG GTCAGTGCTCACCTGGCCAACACTCTGCAGATGGGTTCAAGCCCTGCCAGCCGTGCCCACgtggcacctaccaacctgaagCAGGACGGACCCTGTGCTTCCCATGCGGTGGGGGCCTCACCACTAAGCATGAGGGAGCCATCTCCTTCCAAGACTGTGACACCAAAG TCCAGTGCTCCCCTGGGCACTACTACAACACCAGCATCCACCGCTGTATCCGCTGTGCCATGGGCTCCTATCAGCCTGACTTCCGTCAGAACTTCTGCACCCGCTGTCCAGGAAACACAAGCACTGACTTTGATGGCTCTACCAGTGTGACCCAGTGCAAGA ATCGCCAGTGTGGTGGGGAGCTGGGTGAGTTCACTGGCTATATCGAGTCCCCCAACTACCCAGGCAACTACCCAGCTGGTGTGGAGTGCGTGTGGAACATCAACCCCCCACCCAAGCGCAAGATTCTTATCGTGGTACCCGAGATCTTCCTGCCATCTGAGGATGAGTGTGGGGACGTCCTCGTCATGAGAAAGAACT CCTCCCCATCCTCCATTACCACCTATGAGACCTGCCAGACCTACGAGCGCCCCATCGCCTTCACAGCCCGCTCCAGGAAGCTCTGGATCAACTTCAAGACAAGTGAAGCCAACAGTGCCCGTGGCTTCCAGATCCCCTATGTTACCTACGATG AGGACTACGAGCAGCTGGTAGAAGACATTGTTCGAGATGGCCGGCTCTATGCATCTGAAAACCACCAGGAAATTTTAAAG GACAAGAAGCTCATTAAGGCCTTCTTCGAGGTGTTGGCCCACCCCCAGAACTACTTCAAGTACACAGAAAAGCACAAGGAGATGCTGCCAAAATCCTTCATCAAGCTGCTCCGCTCCAAAGTTTCCAGCTTCCTAAGGCCCTACAAATAG